From Corticium candelabrum chromosome 13, ooCorCand1.1, whole genome shotgun sequence, a single genomic window includes:
- the LOC134188734 gene encoding uncharacterized protein LOC134188734 isoform X2 — protein MHILGLKNTDWNFEVVQLLGLDDHITKYPLGFGVWHTASASVFLATAVAAVFFPGVALSVVGEYDEQGSNYLATRLYGATLGGIGLVDWLTPPSAYALVQYASFLRCLYFLFASVALLVSYVADEVPPQVVWAILFNCVMALVSVYFVVTLKRLNAPSRKHNYE, from the exons ATGCACATACTGGGACTAAAAAACACGGACTGGAACTTTGAG GTTGTTCAGCTGCTGGGACTTGATGATCATATTACTAAGTATCCATTAGGTTTTGG AGTGTGGCATACTGCATCTGCCTCAGTCTTTCTGGCTACAGCTGTTGCG GCTGTGTTTTTTCCTGGTGTGGCATTGAGTGTGGTTGGTGAATATGATGAGCAAGGTTCAAACTACCTTGCAACAAGATTGTATGGAGCAACACTAGGAG GGATTGGATTAGTTGATTGGCTGACTCCTCCATCTGCCTATGCACTTGTCCA ATATGCGTCATTTCTACGATGTTTATACTTTCTGTTTGCCTCAGTTG cATTGCTGGTGTCATATGTTGCTGATGAGGTACCACCTCAAGTTGTCTGGGCAATCCTCTTCAACTGTGTCATGGCTCTTGTCAGTGTATATTTTGTTGTAACTCTCAAGAGGCTTAATGCACCCTCCAGGAAACATAATTATGAATAA
- the LOC134189016 gene encoding phosphatidylinositol 4-phosphate 3-kinase C2 domain-containing subunit beta-like isoform X1 gives MLASLLSTCGSTKRQHFLYQEHVVRLLENVAEKVKGEMMSNRQTVLMRELQCVSTELEDAFSLPLNAGMEVAGLNVSSCSYFSSNTVPLSLVFFNSDMFGDDIRGIFKIGDDLRQDALVIQMIRIMDKLWIRDGLDLRIVTYDCMPTGKDAGMLEMVSESETLRKIQTLHGLTGSFKDRPLADWLMRYNTTDLDYRRAVDNFTLSCAGYCVATYVLGICDRHNDNIMICKTGHLFHIDFAKILGNSQMFGAIRRDRVPFVLTPDMAYVINGGDRQSRKFHQFVDVCCHAFNLLRKHRSLFVNLFALMLSSGIPGLSQIEDVSYIHEALLPNVSDTEATQSFTQFIEESLGSLSTQLNFFIHNLAQMRFSGHSESPSLLSFAHDTFSLEIDGKIASAEVTGFEKRYQPAKFYVYIITVRRDGSKGNSVSVYRRYSEFHELHSKLCEQFPEQVLPPFPSKIYVGRSHTRQVAERREKELNNYLQSIFQMKESIAESHILYTFLHCFLRDEQDAAAGHSELTLHHGDCLVAGEVKLCLSYNKDKSQLTAVVKHARDLVSSNENSLANPYVKLYLLPDSSKSTKRKTKVVRKSLNPTYNESFTYQLKRELLTEKTLQCSVWNYDMFSGNELMGCTNIELKHIDDLQDVEQWYKLN, from the exons ATGTTAGCGTCATTGCTAAGTACTTGTGGATCaaccaaacgacagcattttttGTACCAAGAGCATGTTGTCAGACTTTTAGAAAACGTTGCAGAAAAAGTAAAGGGAGAAATGATgtcaaaccgacagacagtaCTAATGCGTGAATTACAGTGTGTGTCTACTGAACTGGAAGATGCATTTAGTTTGCCATTAAATGCAGGCATGGAAGTGGCAGGCCTTAATGTTTCATCTTGTTCTTACTTTTCATCAAATACAGTGCCATTGTCCCTTGTATTTTTCAACTCTGATATGTTTGGTGATGATATCAGGGGAATATTCAAGATAGGAGATGATCTGCGTCAAGATGCTCTTGTCATCCAAATGATCAGAATAATGGACAAGCTTTGGATAAGAGATGGATTAGACTTACGTATTGTTACATATGATTGTATGCCTACTGGGAAAGATGCAGGCATGCTGGAAATGGTCAGTGAGTCAGAAACTTTGAGAAAGATCCAGACATTGCATGGGCTGACAGGCTCCTTTAAAGATCGACCTCTTGCAGACTGGTTGATGCGTTACAATACGACTGACTTAGATTATAGGCGG GCAGTTGACAACTTTACTCTATCATGTGCTGGATACTGTGTGGCTACATATGTGTTGGGCATTTGCGACCGCCACAATGACAACATTATGATTTGCAAGACTGGGCATCTATTTCATATTGATTTTGCCAAAATTTTGGGAAACTCTCAGATGTTTGGTGCAATTAGACG AGATCGTGTGCCGTTTGTACTGACACCTGATATGGCTTATGTCATAAATGGAGGTGACAGACAAAGTCGTAAATTCCACCAATTTGTTGATGTCTGCTGTCATGCTTTCAATCTGCTTCGCAAGCACAGGAGTCTTTTTGTGAACTTGTTTGCACTG ATGTTGTCATCTGGTATACCTGGGTTGTCACAAATTGAGGATGTTAGCTATATACACGAAGCATTGCTACCAAATGTCAGTGATACTGAAGCAACACAGTCTTTCACACA ATTCATTGAAGAGAGCCTAGGATCATTGTCTACCCAACTCAACTTTTTTATACACAACTTGGCACAAATGAGATTTTCTGGTCATTCAGAATCTCCTAGTTTGTTATCATTTGCCCATGACACTTTCTC TCTGGAGATAGATGGAAAGATTGCATCAGCAGAAGTGACAGGTTTTGAGAAACGGTATCAGCCAGCCAAAttttat GTGTATATAATCACAGTGAGAAGAGATGGCAGTAAAGGCAattctgtttctgtttacCGGCGTTACAGTGAATTCCATGAACTGCACTCAAAACTGTGTGAACAGTTTCCAGAGCAAGTGCTTCCACCATTTCCTTCAAAAATATATGTTGGCCGTTCTCATACAAGGCAAGttgcagaaagaagagagaaagagctGAACAACTACTTGCAGTCAATATTTCAGATGAAAGAAAGCATTGCTGAA TCACATATTTTGTATACATTTCTGCATTGCTTTCTACGAGACGAACAAGATGCAGCAGCAGGACACTCTG AGCTAACGCTGCATCATGGTGACTGTCTGGTTGCTGGTGAGGTGAAGTTGTGTCTTTCATACAACAAGGACAAGAGTCAGCTAACAGCAGTTGTTAAGCATGCTCGTGACTTG GTGTCTAGCAATGAAAATAGTTTGGCCAACCCATATGTGAAACTGTACTTGTTGCCAGATTCATCAAAGTCTACCAAACGGAAGACCAAAGTTGTCAGGAAATCTTTAAATCCAACATACAATGAATCT TTTACCTATCAACTGAAAAGAGAATTATTGACCGAGAAGACCCTGCAGTGCTCAGTTTGGAACTATG ACATGTTCTCTGGAAATGAGTTGATGGGTTGCACCAATATTGAACTAAAACATATTGATGATTTGCAAGATGTGGAGCAGTGGTACAAATTAAATTGA
- the LOC134189016 gene encoding phosphatidylinositol 4-phosphate 3-kinase C2 domain-containing subunit alpha-like isoform X2 encodes MLASLLSTCGSTKRQHFLYQEHVVRLLENVAEKVKGEMMSNRQTVLMRELQCVSTELEDAFSLPLNAGMEVAGLNVSSCSYFSSNTVPLSLVFFNSDMFGDDIRGIFKIGDDLRQDALVIQMIRIMDKLWIRDGLDLRIVTYDCMPTGKDAGMLEMVSESETLRKIQTLHGLTGSFKDRPLADWLMRYNTTDLDYRRAVDNFTLSCAGYCVATYVLGICDRHNDNIMICKTGHLFHIDFAKILGNSQMFGAIRRDRVPFVLTPDMAYVINGGDRQSRKFHQFVDVCCHAFNLLRKHRSLFVNLFALMLSSGIPGLSQIEDVSYIHEALLPNVSDTEATQSFTQFIEESLGSLSTQLNFFIHNLAQMRFSGHSESPSLLSFAHDTFSLEIDGKIASAEVTGFEKRYQPAKFYVYIITVRRDGSKGNSVSVYRRYSEFHELHSKLCEQFPEQVLPPFPSKIYVGRSHTRQVAERREKELNNYLQSIFQMKESIAESHILYTFLHCFLRDEQDAAAGHSELTLHHGDCLVAGEVKLCLSYNKDKSQLTAVVKHARDLVSSNENSLANPYVKLYLLPDSSKSTKRKTKVVRKSLNPTYNESVHVDYSSQICRMMFWLFFLVYLSTEKRIIDREDPAVLSLEL; translated from the exons ATGTTAGCGTCATTGCTAAGTACTTGTGGATCaaccaaacgacagcattttttGTACCAAGAGCATGTTGTCAGACTTTTAGAAAACGTTGCAGAAAAAGTAAAGGGAGAAATGATgtcaaaccgacagacagtaCTAATGCGTGAATTACAGTGTGTGTCTACTGAACTGGAAGATGCATTTAGTTTGCCATTAAATGCAGGCATGGAAGTGGCAGGCCTTAATGTTTCATCTTGTTCTTACTTTTCATCAAATACAGTGCCATTGTCCCTTGTATTTTTCAACTCTGATATGTTTGGTGATGATATCAGGGGAATATTCAAGATAGGAGATGATCTGCGTCAAGATGCTCTTGTCATCCAAATGATCAGAATAATGGACAAGCTTTGGATAAGAGATGGATTAGACTTACGTATTGTTACATATGATTGTATGCCTACTGGGAAAGATGCAGGCATGCTGGAAATGGTCAGTGAGTCAGAAACTTTGAGAAAGATCCAGACATTGCATGGGCTGACAGGCTCCTTTAAAGATCGACCTCTTGCAGACTGGTTGATGCGTTACAATACGACTGACTTAGATTATAGGCGG GCAGTTGACAACTTTACTCTATCATGTGCTGGATACTGTGTGGCTACATATGTGTTGGGCATTTGCGACCGCCACAATGACAACATTATGATTTGCAAGACTGGGCATCTATTTCATATTGATTTTGCCAAAATTTTGGGAAACTCTCAGATGTTTGGTGCAATTAGACG AGATCGTGTGCCGTTTGTACTGACACCTGATATGGCTTATGTCATAAATGGAGGTGACAGACAAAGTCGTAAATTCCACCAATTTGTTGATGTCTGCTGTCATGCTTTCAATCTGCTTCGCAAGCACAGGAGTCTTTTTGTGAACTTGTTTGCACTG ATGTTGTCATCTGGTATACCTGGGTTGTCACAAATTGAGGATGTTAGCTATATACACGAAGCATTGCTACCAAATGTCAGTGATACTGAAGCAACACAGTCTTTCACACA ATTCATTGAAGAGAGCCTAGGATCATTGTCTACCCAACTCAACTTTTTTATACACAACTTGGCACAAATGAGATTTTCTGGTCATTCAGAATCTCCTAGTTTGTTATCATTTGCCCATGACACTTTCTC TCTGGAGATAGATGGAAAGATTGCATCAGCAGAAGTGACAGGTTTTGAGAAACGGTATCAGCCAGCCAAAttttat GTGTATATAATCACAGTGAGAAGAGATGGCAGTAAAGGCAattctgtttctgtttacCGGCGTTACAGTGAATTCCATGAACTGCACTCAAAACTGTGTGAACAGTTTCCAGAGCAAGTGCTTCCACCATTTCCTTCAAAAATATATGTTGGCCGTTCTCATACAAGGCAAGttgcagaaagaagagagaaagagctGAACAACTACTTGCAGTCAATATTTCAGATGAAAGAAAGCATTGCTGAA TCACATATTTTGTATACATTTCTGCATTGCTTTCTACGAGACGAACAAGATGCAGCAGCAGGACACTCTG AGCTAACGCTGCATCATGGTGACTGTCTGGTTGCTGGTGAGGTGAAGTTGTGTCTTTCATACAACAAGGACAAGAGTCAGCTAACAGCAGTTGTTAAGCATGCTCGTGACTTG GTGTCTAGCAATGAAAATAGTTTGGCCAACCCATATGTGAAACTGTACTTGTTGCCAGATTCATCAAAGTCTACCAAACGGAAGACCAAAGTTGTCAGGAAATCTTTAAATCCAACATACAATGAATCTGTACATGTTGATTACAGCAGTCAAATATGCAGAATGATGTTTTGGTTATTCTTTTTAGTTTACCTATCAACTGAAAAGAGAATTATTGACCGAGAAGACCCTGCAGTGCTCAGTTTGGAACTATG A
- the LOC134189016 gene encoding phosphatidylinositol 4-phosphate 3-kinase C2 domain-containing subunit alpha-like isoform X3, with translation MLASLLSTCGSTKRQHFLYQEHVVRLLENVAEKVKGEMMSNRQTVLMRELQCVSTELEDAFSLPLNAGMEVAGLNVSSCSYFSSNTVPLSLVFFNSDMFGDDIRGIFKIGDDLRQDALVIQMIRIMDKLWIRDGLDLRIVTYDCMPTGKDAGMLEMVSESETLRKIQTLHGLTGSFKDRPLADWLMRYNTTDLDYRRAVDNFTLSCAGYCVATYVLGICDRHNDNIMICKTGHLFHIDFAKILGNSQMFGAIRRDRVPFVLTPDMAYVINGGDRQSRKFHQFVDVCCHAFNLLRKHRSLFVNLFALMLSSGIPGLSQIEDVSYIHEALLPNVSDTEATQSFTQFIEESLGSLSTQLNFFIHNLAQMRFSGHSESPSLLSFAHDTFSLEIDGKIASAEVTGFEKRYQPAKFYVYIITVRRDGSKGNSVSVYRRYSEFHELHSKLCEQFPEQVLPPFPSKIYVGRSHTRQVAERREKELNNYLQSIFQMKESIAESHILYTFLHCFLRDEQDAAAGHSELTLHHGDCLVAGEVKLCLSYNKDKSQLTAVVKHARDLVCYFVNLFVLYTIL, from the exons ATGTTAGCGTCATTGCTAAGTACTTGTGGATCaaccaaacgacagcattttttGTACCAAGAGCATGTTGTCAGACTTTTAGAAAACGTTGCAGAAAAAGTAAAGGGAGAAATGATgtcaaaccgacagacagtaCTAATGCGTGAATTACAGTGTGTGTCTACTGAACTGGAAGATGCATTTAGTTTGCCATTAAATGCAGGCATGGAAGTGGCAGGCCTTAATGTTTCATCTTGTTCTTACTTTTCATCAAATACAGTGCCATTGTCCCTTGTATTTTTCAACTCTGATATGTTTGGTGATGATATCAGGGGAATATTCAAGATAGGAGATGATCTGCGTCAAGATGCTCTTGTCATCCAAATGATCAGAATAATGGACAAGCTTTGGATAAGAGATGGATTAGACTTACGTATTGTTACATATGATTGTATGCCTACTGGGAAAGATGCAGGCATGCTGGAAATGGTCAGTGAGTCAGAAACTTTGAGAAAGATCCAGACATTGCATGGGCTGACAGGCTCCTTTAAAGATCGACCTCTTGCAGACTGGTTGATGCGTTACAATACGACTGACTTAGATTATAGGCGG GCAGTTGACAACTTTACTCTATCATGTGCTGGATACTGTGTGGCTACATATGTGTTGGGCATTTGCGACCGCCACAATGACAACATTATGATTTGCAAGACTGGGCATCTATTTCATATTGATTTTGCCAAAATTTTGGGAAACTCTCAGATGTTTGGTGCAATTAGACG AGATCGTGTGCCGTTTGTACTGACACCTGATATGGCTTATGTCATAAATGGAGGTGACAGACAAAGTCGTAAATTCCACCAATTTGTTGATGTCTGCTGTCATGCTTTCAATCTGCTTCGCAAGCACAGGAGTCTTTTTGTGAACTTGTTTGCACTG ATGTTGTCATCTGGTATACCTGGGTTGTCACAAATTGAGGATGTTAGCTATATACACGAAGCATTGCTACCAAATGTCAGTGATACTGAAGCAACACAGTCTTTCACACA ATTCATTGAAGAGAGCCTAGGATCATTGTCTACCCAACTCAACTTTTTTATACACAACTTGGCACAAATGAGATTTTCTGGTCATTCAGAATCTCCTAGTTTGTTATCATTTGCCCATGACACTTTCTC TCTGGAGATAGATGGAAAGATTGCATCAGCAGAAGTGACAGGTTTTGAGAAACGGTATCAGCCAGCCAAAttttat GTGTATATAATCACAGTGAGAAGAGATGGCAGTAAAGGCAattctgtttctgtttacCGGCGTTACAGTGAATTCCATGAACTGCACTCAAAACTGTGTGAACAGTTTCCAGAGCAAGTGCTTCCACCATTTCCTTCAAAAATATATGTTGGCCGTTCTCATACAAGGCAAGttgcagaaagaagagagaaagagctGAACAACTACTTGCAGTCAATATTTCAGATGAAAGAAAGCATTGCTGAA TCACATATTTTGTATACATTTCTGCATTGCTTTCTACGAGACGAACAAGATGCAGCAGCAGGACACTCTG AGCTAACGCTGCATCATGGTGACTGTCTGGTTGCTGGTGAGGTGAAGTTGTGTCTTTCATACAACAAGGACAAGAGTCAGCTAACAGCAGTTGTTAAGCATGCTCGTGACTTGGTTTGTTACTTTGTCAATttatttgtactgtacaccatCTTATGA